The Halobacterium litoreum genome includes a region encoding these proteins:
- a CDS encoding DUF7562 family protein: MWGSANDPVSCIACGDSVERSDAREYDKHGDRWDRDGKEFEHLCKPCFRDLTKHARDGLEDTLEAAGAGRVGDDEFLARFLAETTEEPPGRE, encoded by the coding sequence ATGTGGGGGTCAGCGAACGACCCGGTCTCCTGTATCGCCTGCGGCGACTCCGTCGAGCGGAGCGACGCCCGCGAGTACGACAAACACGGCGACCGCTGGGACCGCGACGGCAAGGAGTTCGAACACCTCTGCAAGCCCTGTTTCCGCGACCTCACGAAACACGCCCGCGACGGCCTCGAAGACACACTGGAGGCCGCGGGCGCCGGGCGCGTCGGCGACGACGAGTTCCTCGCGCGCTTTTTGGCCGAGACCACCGAGGAACCACCGGGCCGCGAGTGA
- a CDS encoding RNA-binding protein, with the protein MEVSSRHHLRSDEIGAIADALAEGLGVELDADSFELVELADEDFDVVLVDGEPLVWYPDGEPFVTVKGANATDPSTGVVTVDAGAVSFVSDGADVMRPGITEASDSIEAGDLVVIQEEAHGKTLGIGRALVDGDEMVGDSGKVVESLHHVGDELFEFSV; encoded by the coding sequence ATGGAGGTATCCTCGCGACACCACCTTCGGAGCGACGAAATCGGCGCCATCGCCGACGCGCTCGCGGAGGGACTCGGCGTCGAACTGGACGCCGACTCGTTCGAACTCGTGGAACTCGCCGACGAGGACTTCGACGTCGTGCTCGTGGACGGCGAGCCGCTGGTCTGGTATCCGGACGGCGAACCGTTCGTCACCGTGAAGGGCGCGAACGCCACCGACCCGTCGACGGGCGTCGTCACCGTGGACGCGGGCGCGGTGTCGTTCGTGAGCGACGGTGCGGACGTGATGCGACCGGGCATCACCGAGGCGAGCGACAGCATCGAGGCCGGCGACCTCGTCGTGATTCAGGAGGAGGCCCACGGGAAGACACTCGGCATTGGGCGCGCGCTCGTGGACGGCGACGAGATGGTCGGCGACTCCGGGAAGGTCGTGGAGTCGCTCCACCACGTCGGCGACGAACTGTTCGAGTTCTCCGTCTGA
- a CDS encoding DUF1028 domain-containing protein, protein MTFSICVRESYEDDEGDEQFRFGVAVTTRLPAVGVPCPHVNEHGAVATQSLTNVELGSRGVEYLADGLGIEDALQALLNADDGSADRQLHGVSRDGAFTFSGDGCSGWYGHTEGENYTVAGNLLAGEAVIERTADHYADHRDDGDPLAKRLIDALGAGQAAGGDKREDLTVQSAAVRVADTGDDERPYYDDLRVDASEDPIVDLRETYRLAKRGYEDALERYAEDASEEDRGGE, encoded by the coding sequence GTGACCTTCAGCATCTGCGTCCGGGAGTCCTACGAGGACGACGAGGGCGACGAACAGTTCCGGTTCGGCGTCGCGGTGACGACGCGCCTGCCGGCGGTCGGCGTGCCGTGCCCGCACGTCAACGAGCACGGCGCGGTCGCCACGCAGAGCCTGACGAACGTCGAACTCGGGTCGCGGGGCGTCGAGTACCTCGCCGACGGCCTCGGCATCGAAGACGCCCTGCAGGCCTTGCTGAACGCCGACGACGGGAGCGCGGACCGCCAGCTCCACGGCGTCTCGCGGGACGGCGCGTTCACGTTCTCCGGCGACGGCTGTTCCGGGTGGTACGGCCACACCGAGGGCGAGAACTACACCGTCGCCGGCAACCTCCTCGCCGGCGAAGCCGTCATCGAGCGCACCGCCGACCACTACGCCGACCACCGCGACGACGGCGACCCGCTCGCCAAGCGCCTGATAGACGCGCTCGGCGCGGGGCAGGCCGCGGGCGGCGACAAACGCGAAGACCTCACCGTGCAGAGCGCCGCCGTCCGCGTCGCGGACACCGGCGACGACGAGCGCCCGTACTACGACGACCTGCGCGTCGACGCGAGCGAAGACCCTATCGTCGACCTGCGCGAGACCTACCGGCTCGCCAAGCGGGGCTACGAGGACGCGCTCGAACGGTACGCAGAGGACGCGAGCGAAGAAGACAGAGGCGGCGAGTGA
- a CDS encoding cell division protein SepF encodes MGFMDKILGGGGGSTEDYVELDIEDFDTENGDAGVTVHVAEIDGQEDVIAIKDAVYDGDMVIADITRLRTEDRTVEHVVDELRQVATEVGGDIVQKGDDQLIVSPNGIAISRSKLNRH; translated from the coding sequence ATGGGCTTCATGGACAAGATTCTCGGCGGCGGCGGTGGGTCCACCGAGGATTACGTCGAACTGGACATCGAGGACTTCGACACGGAGAACGGCGACGCCGGCGTCACCGTACACGTCGCCGAAATCGACGGACAGGAGGACGTCATCGCTATCAAGGACGCGGTGTACGACGGCGACATGGTCATCGCGGACATCACGCGCCTGCGCACCGAAGACCGCACCGTCGAACACGTCGTCGACGAACTGCGGCAGGTGGCGACGGAGGTCGGCGGCGACATCGTCCAGAAGGGCGACGACCAACTCATCGTCTCGCCGAACGGCATCGCCATCAGCCGGTCGAAACTGAACCGCCACTGA
- a CDS encoding DUF5611 family protein, translated as MKEYKMRRGEYLEERMPDLEASVEEYFGEITETEEYKGSDLYVVGDPKNPVFERVVAGAVSYSGKKDKLGVDFEERPAEDVIAEGNADAAADAVDAKNDFLLEATGRDAKSRRDSMKRAVEDDADKPDNVS; from the coding sequence ATGAAGGAGTACAAGATGCGGAGAGGGGAGTACCTCGAAGAGCGCATGCCCGACCTCGAAGCCTCCGTGGAGGAGTACTTCGGTGAAATCACGGAGACCGAGGAGTACAAGGGCAGCGACCTCTACGTCGTCGGCGACCCGAAGAACCCGGTCTTCGAGCGCGTCGTCGCGGGTGCCGTCTCCTACTCCGGCAAGAAAGACAAACTCGGCGTCGACTTCGAGGAGCGTCCCGCCGAGGACGTCATCGCCGAGGGGAACGCGGACGCCGCCGCGGACGCCGTCGACGCGAAAAACGACTTCCTCCTCGAAGCCACCGGCCGCGACGCGAAGTCCCGTCGCGACTCCATGAAGCGCGCGGTCGAAGACGACGCCGACAAGCCCGACAACGTCTCGTAG
- a CDS encoding DUF7093 family protein: MGLRCSLLGHDYGESFVERDREERGNEVVVTERELQECARCGAERVTSENTEVRSLEPDPEPATEETASTPDQQTEQAATANAGADDSGGSGAFTSATDAIEQAEAGAGASTEDAGGAADADPDGEDAVILDDDADDGTPGSDQWDEPEDEVDPTDAPEPTADPDEEDVEFVDAGPDETTGAADTQSAETDAQQAGVGASTETADAGGTQAAAAETDRPRGEWPEPDGEDEGFDATDGDAEDAAFEFGDDEEFVEADTGFTSAGPVESSDGDDLDFELYCPECGFERYAAGSSLRAGDICPECKRGYLAEDR, translated from the coding sequence ATGGGTCTCAGGTGTTCCCTGCTCGGGCACGACTACGGCGAGTCGTTCGTCGAGCGGGACCGCGAGGAACGCGGGAACGAAGTCGTGGTGACCGAGCGCGAACTACAGGAGTGTGCGCGCTGTGGCGCGGAACGAGTCACGAGCGAGAACACCGAAGTCCGGTCGCTCGAACCGGACCCGGAACCGGCGACCGAGGAGACGGCGTCGACGCCGGACCAGCAGACCGAGCAGGCGGCGACCGCGAACGCTGGCGCCGACGACTCGGGCGGGTCGGGCGCGTTCACGTCCGCCACGGACGCCATCGAGCAGGCGGAAGCCGGCGCCGGTGCCTCGACAGAGGACGCGGGCGGCGCGGCCGACGCCGACCCGGACGGCGAGGACGCGGTCATCCTCGACGACGACGCCGACGACGGGACGCCCGGCAGCGACCAGTGGGACGAACCCGAGGACGAGGTCGACCCCACGGACGCGCCGGAACCGACCGCCGACCCCGACGAGGAGGACGTGGAGTTCGTGGACGCCGGCCCGGACGAGACCACGGGCGCGGCCGACACCCAGTCCGCCGAAACCGACGCCCAGCAGGCCGGCGTCGGCGCGTCGACCGAGACCGCTGACGCCGGCGGCACGCAGGCCGCGGCCGCGGAGACCGACCGGCCGCGCGGCGAGTGGCCGGAGCCCGACGGCGAGGACGAGGGGTTCGACGCCACCGACGGCGACGCCGAGGACGCCGCCTTCGAGTTCGGCGACGACGAGGAGTTCGTCGAAGCCGACACCGGCTTCACGAGCGCCGGACCGGTCGAGAGTTCCGACGGCGACGACCTCGACTTCGAGTTGTACTGTCCGGAGTGTGGCTTCGAGCGGTACGCCGCCGGTTCCAGCCTGCGCGCGGGCGACATCTGCCCCGAGTGCAAGCGCGGGTACCTCGCCGAGGACCGCTGA
- a CDS encoding DUF6432 family protein yields the protein MQAKREFRDRDDTEVAVLDALVDRTNGGMTVFELRSRVDASIDDIEGALGALKEDDLIDAEDDGDRTVFTVDDRVVPDADDHTEEASIIDAIRRKMGF from the coding sequence ATGCAGGCCAAGCGCGAGTTCCGCGACCGGGACGACACCGAGGTGGCGGTACTCGACGCGCTCGTCGACCGGACGAACGGCGGGATGACCGTCTTCGAGTTGCGGTCGCGCGTCGACGCCAGCATCGACGACATCGAGGGCGCGCTCGGCGCGCTCAAGGAAGACGACCTCATCGACGCCGAGGACGACGGCGACCGCACCGTCTTCACGGTCGACGACCGCGTCGTCCCGGACGCCGACGACCACACCGAGGAGGCGTCTATCATCGACGCGATTCGCCGGAAGATGGGGTTCTGA
- the ygfZ gene encoding CAF17-like 4Fe-4S cluster assembly/insertion protein YgfZ — translation MTVVREAHEAHGATFEAVAGRAVPAEYGRAARTHRAVRNAVGVTEHAFDVLVVSGDDRREFVDDTVTNRVPTEDGEGAYALLLDPQGRIRVDCYVFATGDSLLLFLPFGEGGAVAEEWNERTFVQDVDVELATDDFGTFGVHGPKATEKVASVLHHASPPEERLTFVRGEMEAGVTVVRDDDLAGEEGYLVVCGAEGASDVFETLLVRGLNAVPFGRRTWETLTLEAGTPLFETELRDRIPNVVGLRNAVDFEKGCFVGQEVVSKVENRGEPSSRLVGLTCETLPDAGATVTEDGEEVGEVTRAAESPTLEEPLALAFVDYDVGGDAGDGALAVETDGGDASANLADLPFVDGGERSARLPTYE, via the coding sequence ATGACTGTCGTCAGGGAAGCCCACGAGGCACACGGCGCGACGTTCGAGGCGGTGGCCGGGCGCGCCGTCCCGGCGGAGTACGGTCGCGCGGCGCGCACGCACCGCGCCGTGCGGAACGCCGTCGGCGTCACCGAACACGCCTTCGACGTGCTGGTGGTGTCGGGCGACGACCGCCGCGAGTTCGTCGACGACACCGTGACGAACCGCGTCCCGACCGAGGACGGCGAGGGCGCGTACGCACTTCTCCTGGACCCGCAGGGCCGGATTCGCGTCGACTGTTACGTGTTCGCGACGGGCGACAGCCTCCTGTTGTTCCTGCCCTTTGGCGAGGGCGGGGCCGTCGCCGAGGAGTGGAACGAGCGCACGTTCGTCCAGGACGTCGACGTGGAACTGGCGACCGACGACTTCGGGACGTTCGGCGTCCACGGCCCGAAGGCCACCGAGAAGGTGGCGAGCGTCCTCCACCACGCGAGTCCGCCCGAGGAGCGCTTGACGTTCGTCCGCGGCGAGATGGAGGCGGGCGTGACGGTCGTGCGCGACGACGACCTCGCGGGCGAGGAGGGCTACCTCGTCGTCTGCGGCGCCGAGGGCGCGAGCGACGTGTTCGAGACGCTGCTCGTCCGCGGCCTGAACGCGGTGCCGTTCGGCCGCCGAACGTGGGAGACACTGACCCTGGAGGCGGGCACGCCGCTGTTCGAGACGGAACTCCGCGACCGCATCCCGAACGTCGTCGGCCTGCGGAACGCCGTCGACTTCGAGAAGGGCTGTTTCGTCGGGCAGGAAGTCGTCTCGAAGGTCGAGAACCGCGGCGAGCCGAGTTCCCGGCTCGTCGGCCTCACCTGCGAGACGCTCCCCGACGCCGGCGCGACCGTCACCGAGGACGGCGAGGAAGTCGGCGAGGTGACGCGCGCGGCCGAGAGTCCGACACTGGAGGAACCGCTCGCGCTCGCGTTCGTGGACTACGACGTGGGCGGCGACGCCGGCGACGGCGCACTCGCCGTCGAGACGGACGGCGGCGACGCGAGCGCGAATCTCGCCGACCTGCCGTTCGTGGACGGCGGCGAGCGCTCGGCGCGACTCCCGACCTACGAGTAG
- a CDS encoding geranylgeranyl reductase family protein: MYDFAVVGVGPAGARFARRAAERGFDVVAFESGELGKPLACSGHVSLDVWDRVPEAHREDLFQNEIRGARFHLGGADSDAYPFYRDGPISNAVDRVQLDKVLADAARDAGADVREQHTVTGVTEHRDRVELTVRGPDETFDVTAKMVAGSDGPRSRVRDALGLPEPDEFLHGALAFDPDPDHEDFVDVHLTVPEFFAWRIPRGEGGVEYGLAAAPGEDVPALFDALVEDYGVEIEHRCSGVIPIGPPDTVTSHRGFLLGDAAGQTKPFTGGGILYGMRAADCAADELDPDRPGTLAGYERAWRDELSRDIALGHLVRKGYSAPEPIQRAGMRLFSGEIAVHMDEPTSLFSAAQLRALLR, translated from the coding sequence ATGTACGACTTCGCGGTGGTCGGCGTCGGTCCCGCCGGGGCGCGGTTCGCGCGCCGCGCGGCCGAACGCGGCTTCGACGTGGTGGCCTTCGAGTCGGGCGAACTCGGGAAGCCGCTGGCGTGCTCGGGGCACGTGAGCCTCGACGTCTGGGACCGGGTGCCCGAGGCGCACCGCGAGGACCTCTTCCAGAACGAGATTCGGGGCGCGCGCTTCCACCTCGGGGGCGCCGACTCCGACGCCTATCCGTTCTACCGCGACGGCCCGATTTCGAACGCCGTCGACCGCGTGCAGTTGGACAAGGTGCTCGCGGACGCCGCCCGCGACGCCGGCGCAGACGTTCGCGAACAGCACACCGTCACCGGCGTCACCGAGCACCGCGACCGCGTGGAACTCACCGTCAGGGGTCCCGACGAGACGTTCGACGTGACCGCGAAGATGGTCGCCGGGAGCGACGGCCCGCGCTCCCGCGTGCGGGACGCGCTCGGCCTACCCGAGCCGGACGAGTTCCTGCACGGTGCGCTCGCGTTCGACCCCGACCCCGACCACGAGGACTTCGTGGACGTTCACCTCACCGTCCCGGAGTTCTTCGCGTGGCGCATCCCTCGCGGTGAGGGCGGCGTCGAGTACGGCCTCGCGGCCGCGCCCGGCGAGGACGTTCCCGCGCTGTTCGACGCGCTCGTGGAGGACTACGGCGTCGAAATCGAACACCGGTGTTCGGGCGTCATCCCCATCGGCCCGCCCGACACCGTCACGAGCCACCGGGGGTTCCTGCTCGGGGACGCCGCCGGCCAGACGAAGCCGTTCACGGGCGGCGGCATCCTCTACGGGATGCGCGCGGCGGACTGCGCGGCCGACGAACTTGACCCCGACAGGCCGGGGACGCTCGCGGGATACGAGCGCGCGTGGCGCGACGAACTCAGCCGCGACATCGCACTCGGCCACCTCGTCAGAAAGGGGTACTCCGCGCCCGAACCGATTCAGCGCGCGGGAATGCGGCTGTTCTCCGGCGAAATCGCGGTCCACATGGACGAGCCGACGAGCCTCTTCTCCGCGGCGCAGTTGCGCGCGCTCCTCCGGTAA
- a CDS encoding lactate utilization protein, which produces MSQQTKSDYVDDVDVDDDWDDHPTDDELEATVENLEASGFDVEVVSDAEEALDVLVSEIPAGASVMNGHSTTLEEIGFDDYLGEGDHDWENLAADIWSIDDDAERDAARRAAQTADYFLGSVNGIAQDGTLVAADLSGSRVGAYPFAAQNLLLVAGVNKVVEDVEAARERLHEFAYAFENERAQEAYGVESYPSKELVYRQEGTEGRTTVVLVEETLGY; this is translated from the coding sequence GTGAGCCAACAGACGAAATCCGACTACGTCGACGACGTCGACGTGGACGACGACTGGGACGACCATCCGACCGACGACGAACTGGAAGCGACCGTTGAGAACCTCGAAGCGTCCGGCTTCGACGTGGAAGTCGTCTCCGACGCCGAGGAAGCCCTCGACGTCCTCGTCTCCGAGATTCCCGCCGGCGCGTCCGTGATGAACGGGCACTCGACGACCCTCGAAGAAATCGGGTTCGACGACTACCTCGGCGAGGGCGACCACGACTGGGAGAACCTCGCCGCCGACATCTGGAGCATCGACGACGACGCCGAGCGCGACGCCGCCCGCCGCGCCGCCCAGACCGCGGACTACTTCCTCGGGAGCGTGAACGGCATCGCGCAGGACGGCACGCTCGTCGCCGCCGACCTCTCCGGTAGCCGCGTCGGTGCGTACCCGTTCGCCGCACAGAACCTCCTGCTCGTCGCGGGCGTGAACAAAGTCGTCGAGGACGTCGAGGCGGCCCGCGAGCGCCTCCACGAGTTCGCCTACGCGTTCGAGAACGAGCGCGCACAGGAGGCCTACGGCGTCGAGAGTTACCCGTCGAAGGAACTCGTCTACCGGCAGGAGGGCACCGAGGGCCGCACCACGGTCGTCCTCGTCGAGGAGACGCTCGGCTACTAA
- the uvrA gene encoding excinuclease ABC subunit UvrA, whose translation MSEDYIEVRGAEEHNLKDLDVRLPRESLNVVTGLSGSGKSSLAFETIYAEGQRRYIESLSAYARNFLGQMDKPQVESVEGLSPAISIDQKNAANNPRSTVGTVTELHDYLRLLYARVGTPHCPECGREVGEQSAQQMVRRILELPEGTKAKIAAPVVRDQKGAFEDRFDELVSEGYSRVEVDGEEYDLAYDTPDLDENYDHTVDVVVDRVAVSEDARSRITDSVETALDEADGVLKVVVPDADDDLELGGATARSTGDLAEDDGDDRLVVEFSEELACTHCGIDISEIETRSFSFNSPHGACPECEGIGNTKEVSEDLVVQDTSKPLKDVFEAWSYNRSYYQTRLDSVAAHFDVSVTTPFEELDEDVQQAFLYGTSEQVVFERQTKNGTRRKEKRFEGVIPNLERRHVETDSESTREHIEDYMSVTTCPACDGTRLKPSSRAVLVDDTPISEVNRMSIGDCLAHFEGMEDGMDERDTKIAEEILKEIRARLGFMEEVGLEYLTLDREASTLSGGESQRIRLATQIGSGLVGVLYVLDEPSIGLHQRDNDRLLNTLEELRDLGNTLVVVEHDEETMRRADNVVDMGPGPGRHGGEVVANGSVEDLMDAEESITGDYLAGRKQIPVPDERRDWNESLTIRGARQHNLRDLNVDLPVGAFTAITGVSGSGKSTLMHDILYKGLAREMNDNTSVDPGDHDAIEGVDHVETVRLIDQSPIGRTPRSNPATYTGIFDYVREKFAQTKLAKQRGYEKGRFSFNVKGGRCEACGGQGTQKIEMNFLSDVHVPCEECGGDRYNDETLQVEFKGKTIADVLQMSVEEAHDFFEADSRLGRRLQLLKDVGLDYMRLGQPSTTLSGGEAQRVKLAEELGKKDSGETLYLLDEPTTGLHSADERKLIEVLQRLTDRGNSVVVIEHELDLVKNADHVLDLGPEGGENGGSVVATGTPEEVARNDDSHTGRYLRDKLPRVDLEGPRSDREKPEAEEAPAPTTDD comes from the coding sequence ATGAGCGAGGACTACATCGAGGTCCGAGGGGCCGAAGAACACAACCTCAAGGACCTCGACGTCCGGCTTCCGCGGGAGTCGCTGAACGTGGTGACCGGCCTCTCCGGGTCGGGGAAATCGTCGCTCGCGTTCGAGACGATTTACGCCGAGGGCCAGCGCCGCTACATCGAGAGCCTGTCGGCGTACGCCCGGAACTTCCTCGGGCAGATGGACAAGCCCCAAGTCGAGTCCGTCGAGGGCCTGAGCCCCGCAATCTCTATCGACCAGAAGAACGCCGCGAACAACCCCCGTTCGACGGTCGGCACCGTCACCGAACTCCACGACTACCTCCGCCTCCTCTACGCTCGCGTCGGCACGCCTCACTGCCCCGAGTGCGGGCGCGAGGTCGGCGAGCAGTCCGCCCAGCAGATGGTGCGTCGCATCCTCGAACTCCCCGAGGGGACGAAGGCGAAGATTGCGGCGCCCGTCGTGCGCGACCAGAAGGGCGCGTTCGAGGACCGCTTCGACGAACTCGTGAGTGAGGGGTACTCGCGGGTCGAGGTCGACGGCGAGGAGTACGATTTGGCGTACGACACGCCCGACCTCGACGAGAACTACGACCACACGGTCGACGTGGTCGTGGACCGCGTCGCGGTCAGCGAGGACGCGCGCTCCCGCATCACGGACAGCGTCGAGACCGCCCTCGACGAGGCCGACGGCGTGCTGAAGGTCGTCGTGCCGGACGCCGACGACGACCTCGAACTCGGCGGCGCGACCGCGCGGAGCACCGGCGACCTCGCCGAGGACGACGGCGACGACCGCCTCGTCGTGGAGTTCTCCGAGGAACTGGCGTGTACGCACTGCGGCATCGACATCAGCGAAATCGAGACCCGGTCGTTCTCCTTCAACAGCCCCCACGGCGCGTGTCCCGAGTGCGAGGGCATCGGGAACACGAAGGAGGTCAGCGAGGACCTCGTCGTGCAGGACACCTCGAAGCCACTGAAGGACGTCTTCGAGGCGTGGAGTTACAACCGCTCGTACTACCAGACGCGACTCGACTCCGTGGCGGCGCACTTCGACGTGAGCGTCACCACGCCGTTCGAGGAACTCGACGAGGACGTCCAGCAGGCGTTCCTCTACGGTACCAGCGAGCAGGTCGTCTTCGAGCGCCAGACGAAAAACGGCACCCGGCGCAAGGAGAAGCGCTTCGAGGGCGTCATCCCGAACCTGGAGCGCCGCCACGTCGAGACGGACTCCGAGAGCACGCGCGAGCACATCGAGGACTACATGAGCGTGACGACGTGCCCGGCGTGTGACGGCACGCGCCTGAAGCCGTCCTCGCGGGCCGTGCTCGTCGACGACACCCCCATCAGCGAGGTGAACCGGATGAGCATCGGTGACTGCTTGGCGCACTTCGAGGGGATGGAGGACGGGATGGACGAGCGGGACACGAAAATCGCCGAGGAGATTCTCAAGGAGATTCGCGCCCGCCTCGGGTTCATGGAGGAAGTCGGGCTGGAGTACCTCACGCTCGACCGCGAGGCCTCGACGCTCTCGGGCGGCGAGAGCCAGCGCATCCGCCTCGCCACCCAAATCGGCTCCGGCCTCGTCGGCGTCCTCTACGTCCTCGACGAACCCTCCATCGGCCTCCACCAGCGCGACAACGACCGCCTCCTGAACACTCTCGAAGAACTGCGCGACCTCGGGAACACGCTCGTCGTCGTGGAACACGACGAGGAGACGATGCGGCGCGCCGACAACGTCGTCGACATGGGTCCGGGGCCGGGCCGCCACGGCGGCGAGGTCGTCGCCAACGGCTCCGTCGAGGACCTGATGGACGCCGAGGAGTCGATTACGGGCGACTACCTCGCGGGCCGCAAGCAGATTCCCGTCCCCGATGAGCGCCGCGACTGGAACGAGTCGCTGACGATTCGGGGCGCGCGCCAGCACAACCTCCGGGACCTCAACGTGGACCTCCCGGTCGGCGCGTTCACCGCGATTACCGGGGTCTCGGGGTCCGGGAAGTCGACGCTGATGCACGACATCCTCTACAAGGGCCTCGCCCGCGAGATGAACGACAACACCTCGGTCGACCCCGGCGACCACGACGCCATCGAGGGCGTCGACCACGTCGAGACGGTGCGGCTCATCGACCAGAGCCCCATCGGGCGCACCCCTCGGAGCAATCCGGCGACGTACACGGGCATCTTCGACTACGTGCGCGAGAAGTTCGCGCAGACCAAACTCGCGAAACAGCGCGGCTACGAGAAGGGGCGGTTCTCGTTCAACGTGAAGGGCGGCCGGTGTGAGGCCTGCGGCGGGCAGGGCACCCAGAAGATAGAGATGAACTTCCTCTCGGACGTCCACGTGCCCTGCGAGGAGTGCGGCGGCGACCGGTACAACGACGAGACGCTGCAAGTGGAGTTCAAGGGGAAGACCATCGCGGACGTGCTCCAGATGAGCGTCGAGGAGGCCCACGACTTCTTCGAGGCGGACAGCCGACTCGGGCGCCGCCTCCAACTCCTCAAAGACGTGGGGCTGGACTACATGCGCCTCGGACAGCCCTCCACGACGCTCTCGGGCGGCGAGGCCCAGCGCGTGAAACTCGCCGAGGAACTCGGGAAGAAGGACTCCGGCGAGACGCTGTACCTCCTCGACGAACCGACGACGGGCCTGCACTCCGCGGACGAGCGCAAACTCATCGAGGTGCTCCAGCGCCTCACCGACCGCGGGAACAGCGTCGTCGTCATCGAGCACGAACTCGACCTCGTGAAGAACGCCGACCACGTCCTCGACCTCGGTCCCGAGGGCGGCGAGAACGGCGGGAGCGTCGTCGCCACCGGTACCCCGGAGGAGGTCGCGCGCAACGACGACAGCCACACCGGCCGGTACCTCCGGGACAAACTCCCGCGCGTGGACCTCGAAGGCCCGCGGAGCGACCGCGAGAAGCCCGAAGCCGAGGAAGCGCCGGCGCCAACCACCGACGACTGA
- a CDS encoding YbaK/EbsC family protein: protein MHERAAEFAERAREEYGVEVDVHEFDEGTKTAADAADAIGCDVAQIASSIVVVADDTPVVVITSGANRVDLEKVAVYADAADARMAEADEVKNATGWSIGGVPPVCHENGAPVLLDETLLSHDEVWAAAGTPTAVWPIDPERLVELAGAEAADVAE from the coding sequence ATGCACGAGCGAGCCGCGGAGTTCGCGGAGCGGGCGCGCGAGGAGTACGGTGTCGAGGTAGACGTCCACGAGTTCGACGAGGGCACGAAGACGGCGGCGGACGCCGCGGACGCAATCGGCTGTGACGTGGCGCAAATCGCGTCCAGTATCGTCGTCGTGGCGGACGACACGCCCGTCGTCGTGATTACGAGCGGCGCGAACCGCGTGGACCTGGAGAAGGTCGCGGTGTACGCGGACGCCGCCGACGCCCGGATGGCCGAAGCCGACGAGGTGAAGAACGCGACGGGGTGGAGCATCGGCGGCGTGCCCCCGGTTTGCCACGAGAACGGCGCACCCGTCTTGCTGGACGAGACGCTCCTCTCCCACGACGAGGTGTGGGCGGCGGCGGGCACGCCGACGGCGGTGTGGCCAATCGACCCCGAGCGCCTCGTCGAGTTGGCGGGCGCGGAGGCCGCGGACGTGGCGGAGTAG
- a CDS encoding SDR family NAD(P)-dependent oxidoreductase, producing MLEPDLAGRTVLVTGSASGVGRAFALSLADCGASVAVHYNTSGDAARETAADARELGAPAATTVQGDVTDPDGVDALFDAVEADLGSVDVLVNNVGAFAPDHWADIDFETWQTVIDTNLTGTYLCSKRALPAMRERSWGRIVNVGYASAEKGLVSPKNFPYFAAKQGVLMFTRMLAADTQDDGITVNAVSPYVVENSDEYPDEAPRGRWATFEDLAQVVRFFCDEGSEYVSGENVEVDGGWLPEDV from the coding sequence ATGCTCGAACCCGACCTCGCCGGCCGCACCGTACTCGTCACCGGGAGTGCAAGCGGCGTCGGCCGCGCGTTCGCGCTGTCGCTCGCGGACTGCGGCGCCAGCGTCGCCGTCCACTACAACACGAGCGGGGACGCCGCCCGCGAGACCGCCGCCGACGCACGCGAACTCGGCGCGCCCGCCGCCACCACCGTGCAGGGCGACGTGACCGACCCCGACGGCGTGGACGCCCTCTTCGACGCCGTCGAGGCCGACCTCGGGAGCGTGGACGTGCTCGTGAACAACGTCGGCGCGTTCGCCCCCGACCACTGGGCGGACATCGACTTCGAGACGTGGCAGACCGTCATCGACACGAATCTCACCGGCACCTACCTCTGCTCGAAGCGCGCGCTCCCCGCGATGCGCGAGCGGTCGTGGGGCCGCATCGTCAACGTCGGCTACGCCTCGGCCGAGAAGGGGCTGGTCTCCCCGAAGAACTTCCCGTACTTCGCCGCCAAGCAGGGCGTCCTGATGTTCACGCGGATGCTCGCCGCCGACACCCAAGACGACGGCATCACGGTCAACGCCGTCTCCCCGTACGTCGTCGAGAACTCCGACGAGTACCCGGACGAGGCGCCCCGCGGCCGCTGGGCGACGTTCGAGGACCTCGCGCAGGTAGTCAGATTCTTCTGCGACGAGGGCAGCGAGTACGTCTCCGGCGAGAACGTGGAGGTAGATGGCGGGTGGCTCCCGGAGGACGTCTGA